In the genome of Bacillus sp. S3, one region contains:
- a CDS encoding APC family permease: MEGAVKTDNEVITGKEDTALEEFGYKQELKRSLTFWDLLIYGLCLMVPIAPFAIYGYVAQASSGMVALAYLIGMVGMIFTALSYARMSEAFPIAGSVYSYAQRGINEVVGFFAGWIFLLDYIFVPTLIYLVAAAALSGVLPGIPMVAWIVFFIVVNTVLNIVGVKITTTALKIILFITLAVLIIFVIFGIIAIANGVNGAEFSMKPLYDPDHFSIGLVMGAVSIAVLSFLGFDAVSTLSEESKGERKAIGKAIIFSLLAVGALFIIQTWIASLIYPDFNGFTNVDTAFYDIAAIAGGAWLKWTTAVAVAIAFGVADAMIFQAAIARLLFSMARDKKLPAFLAKVHPKYQTPYTSTIIVAVISLAVATLFSTHMDNLTSIVNFGALTGFMLLHISVINYFIRKKKSSDYLNHLIFPIVGLIIIGYVWISLAPLAKLIGGIWIVLGAVYMIYLKFKKRLV, from the coding sequence ATGGAAGGTGCTGTAAAGACGGATAATGAAGTGATTACAGGCAAGGAAGATACTGCATTAGAGGAATTTGGATATAAGCAGGAGCTAAAACGTTCGCTAACATTTTGGGACTTATTAATTTACGGTCTATGTCTAATGGTACCGATCGCCCCATTCGCTATATATGGGTATGTAGCCCAAGCTTCTAGTGGAATGGTCGCACTTGCGTATTTAATCGGCATGGTTGGTATGATTTTCACTGCCCTTAGTTATGCTCGAATGTCAGAGGCATTTCCGATTGCCGGATCTGTTTATTCTTATGCACAACGGGGGATAAACGAGGTTGTTGGATTTTTTGCCGGCTGGATATTTTTACTTGATTACATTTTTGTGCCTACATTAATATATTTGGTTGCAGCTGCAGCACTTAGCGGCGTTCTTCCTGGAATTCCAATGGTTGCTTGGATCGTATTCTTTATAGTGGTCAATACAGTTTTGAATATAGTTGGTGTAAAAATTACAACAACTGCACTTAAAATCATCTTATTTATAACATTAGCTGTGTTGATTATTTTTGTAATATTTGGAATTATCGCGATTGCGAACGGTGTGAATGGTGCCGAGTTTTCAATGAAACCACTATATGATCCTGACCACTTTAGTATCGGATTAGTAATGGGCGCTGTCTCAATTGCAGTACTAAGCTTTTTAGGATTTGATGCTGTTTCCACTCTTTCCGAGGAATCTAAAGGAGAAAGAAAAGCAATAGGGAAGGCAATCATTTTCTCTTTACTTGCAGTAGGGGCTTTATTCATCATTCAAACATGGATTGCCTCACTTATTTATCCAGATTTTAATGGCTTTACTAATGTCGATACAGCTTTTTATGATATTGCCGCGATAGCTGGTGGTGCCTGGTTAAAGTGGACTACCGCAGTTGCTGTGGCAATTGCCTTTGGAGTTGCTGATGCCATGATATTCCAAGCAGCAATTGCCCGACTTTTGTTCAGTATGGCCAGGGATAAGAAATTACCTGCTTTTTTAGCAAAAGTCCATCCCAAATATCAGACACCATATACAAGTACGATCATTGTTGCTGTTATTTCATTAGCTGTTGCCACGCTATTCTCAACTCATATGGACAACTTGACTTCAATCGTAAATTTTGGAGCGTTAACGGGATTCATGTTACTTCATATTTCAGTCATTAACTATTTTATTCGTAAAAAGAAGAGTTCAGATTATCTAAATCACCTTATATTTCCAATCGTTGGATTGATAATTATTGGCTACGTATGGATTAGCTTAGCTCCACTCGCCAAACTGATTGGTGGGATTTGGATTGTTCTCGGTGCTGTGTATATGATCTATTTGAAATTTAAAAAAAGACTGGTCTAA
- a CDS encoding hydantoinase B/oxoprolinase family protein, with protein sequence MSKQMQTSIIKPLPELEIDAITLEVVYSSLLTAADEMSGVLGRSAYSPIIREMIDYSCGIFDSTGNLIAQAENIPAHLGSMGTALRDLFNDFPLNSFKPGDAFLVNDPYRGGQHTPDLHVFTPVFYDGELIGICGTIAHHADMGGKNPGTEGFDNRSIFEEGLRIPPVRLATAEGINEAVTTIIAGNVREPKATMGDLRAQIASCRFGEGRLQELAKRYGVIILKEVMKKSMDYSELRMRTELAGMKDAETTVSGWLDDDGVGGDPVEIRVKVVKNNEEIEVDFTGTSPQMAGGMNVPPAAAASAVLYAIKCVVDPATPQNQGCFRPIKVVLPEGSIVNPHFPAAVSLRHLAVQRIADTILRGLSELYPERTAAGTFVGFSSLAIDSWHPVNKTPRVIQDDLGGGMGAHANGDGIDAVDTHCGNVAILPAEVCELSYQVRVRSTELIPDSGGPGKWRGGLGIRREYEILEQPHQGLVYTEQSNPHFAPWGLEGGGTGTPARIRHVRSDGKEIEMSKGYFRALPGDRIIIETSGGGGYGDPISRDSHLILKDIREGKVSMEAAEIIYGAVDKGIL encoded by the coding sequence ATGAGCAAACAGATGCAGACATCAATAATTAAGCCATTACCAGAATTGGAAATTGATGCAATTACATTAGAGGTTGTTTATAGCAGCTTGCTTACTGCTGCAGACGAAATGAGCGGTGTACTTGGCAGAAGTGCGTATTCACCGATCATTCGTGAGATGATTGACTATTCATGTGGAATTTTTGATTCGACAGGGAATCTAATTGCACAAGCAGAGAATATTCCGGCTCATCTTGGTTCAATGGGCACTGCGCTGCGAGATCTGTTCAATGACTTTCCGTTGAATTCATTTAAACCAGGTGATGCATTCTTAGTAAACGATCCATACCGCGGCGGGCAGCACACACCCGATCTTCATGTGTTTACCCCGGTTTTCTACGACGGCGAGCTAATCGGAATATGTGGTACGATTGCCCACCATGCAGACATGGGAGGTAAAAATCCGGGAACAGAAGGCTTTGACAACCGATCGATTTTTGAGGAAGGACTGCGCATTCCGCCTGTAAGATTAGCAACAGCGGAAGGAATTAATGAGGCAGTTACAACAATCATTGCTGGTAATGTTCGGGAGCCAAAAGCAACGATGGGTGACTTGCGTGCTCAAATAGCTTCCTGCCGCTTTGGTGAAGGGCGTCTGCAGGAACTGGCTAAGCGATATGGAGTCATCATTTTAAAAGAAGTAATGAAGAAGTCTATGGATTACTCGGAATTACGGATGCGAACAGAGTTAGCTGGGATGAAAGATGCTGAAACGACTGTCAGCGGCTGGCTCGATGATGACGGTGTTGGGGGAGATCCAGTAGAAATACGTGTAAAAGTTGTTAAAAATAACGAGGAAATTGAGGTTGACTTCACTGGCACAAGTCCTCAAATGGCGGGAGGTATGAATGTTCCGCCAGCTGCAGCAGCTTCAGCAGTTCTATATGCAATAAAATGTGTGGTAGATCCTGCAACACCACAAAATCAGGGGTGTTTCCGCCCGATAAAAGTAGTGCTTCCGGAAGGAAGTATTGTTAATCCTCATTTTCCAGCTGCGGTAAGTTTACGTCATCTTGCTGTTCAGCGGATAGCTGATACAATTTTACGGGGGCTTTCTGAGTTATATCCGGAACGAACAGCTGCTGGAACATTTGTTGGCTTCTCAAGTTTAGCCATTGACAGCTGGCATCCCGTTAATAAGACTCCAAGAGTAATTCAAGATGATCTCGGTGGAGGAATGGGCGCTCATGCGAACGGGGATGGCATTGATGCAGTTGATACCCACTGTGGAAACGTTGCTATTTTGCCTGCGGAGGTATGTGAACTGTCCTATCAAGTTCGTGTTCGATCAACAGAACTTATCCCTGATTCAGGAGGGCCCGGAAAATGGCGCGGGGGCCTTGGGATTAGACGGGAGTACGAGATACTTGAACAGCCCCATCAAGGTCTTGTTTATACGGAACAATCCAATCCACATTTTGCCCCATGGGGTCTAGAGGGAGGAGGCACAGGCACCCCTGCGAGGATTAGACATGTTAGAAGTGATGGAAAAGAGATCGAAATGAGTAAGGGATATTTCCGGGCACTTCCCGGTGATCGGATCATTATCGAAACATCTGGAGGCGGCGGATACGGCGATCCAATTTCTCGTGATTCCCATCTAATCTTAAAGGATATACGTGAAGGCAAGGTAAGTATGGAAGCAGCAGAAATAATATATGGTGCGGTTGACAAAGGGATCTTATAA
- a CDS encoding hydantoinase/oxoprolinase family protein yields MSSIKLLENVRVGIDTGGTFTDCVLWKDESPLINIKVPSTPSNPAEAILNGLERLCKIAGIPIQNVKFLAHGTTVATNAMLQEQWAKVGLITTKGFRDLLEIGTQMRPELYQLQQRKSAPIVPRNLRMEVTERVDPYGRVVEEINKDEADEVIKEMLSNGIESLAVSFLFSYANSEHETAIREAAAELAPDLYVCISSEVSPEFREYPRTSTTVINGALAPVVRRYIRHLRQELDAKGIGNKLNIMQSNGGIVSGKEAEMSSHNLILSGPAGGTVAAAEIARKANVPNVLTFDMGGTSSDIGIIIDGKPQVVQGTTVNNTYPLQVPTVDIHTIGAGGGSIGWKDQGGALKVGPKSAGAVPGPACYGLGGIDPTVTDANLFLGRLDPEYYLGGEFEVYPERSYDALKKLAKELDLEVERVASGILEVANANMAGALRVVSSRRGYDPRDFALLAYGGAGPLHATALARELGIRNVIIPASPGVLCAQGLLLSDIRHDFTHTEVVSIEAADLVVLEGSFSGLENRGVSRLDKEGVPSDRIRLMRSLDLRYKGQEYYLNIPIEGNMTATLLKNATDRFHEMHKSTYGHAAIDEPVEIVNLRLSAIGEIERIDKQIVNEVNRLKSAVPINQRSVFFNGYGWMNTPIYRREDFNLGVKIEGPAIIVQMDTTVIIEPKQLVRSDEQGNLIVLLEEIE; encoded by the coding sequence ATGAGCTCAATTAAGCTACTAGAAAATGTACGCGTAGGAATTGACACGGGCGGAACTTTTACGGACTGCGTTTTATGGAAAGATGAATCTCCACTAATCAATATTAAGGTCCCTTCTACCCCGTCAAATCCTGCAGAAGCTATTTTGAACGGGCTTGAGCGTCTTTGTAAAATAGCAGGAATACCAATACAAAATGTTAAGTTCCTGGCACACGGGACAACAGTTGCTACAAATGCAATGCTGCAAGAGCAGTGGGCAAAGGTAGGGCTCATTACTACAAAAGGTTTTCGCGATTTATTAGAGATTGGCACACAGATGCGCCCTGAGTTATATCAGCTTCAGCAGCGAAAATCTGCTCCGATCGTCCCTCGTAATCTCCGGATGGAGGTAACAGAGCGTGTTGATCCATATGGAAGAGTAGTTGAAGAGATTAATAAAGATGAAGCAGATGAAGTAATAAAGGAAATGCTCTCAAACGGAATTGAAAGTCTGGCGGTCTCTTTTCTATTCTCATACGCAAATTCAGAACATGAAACAGCCATTCGAGAGGCGGCAGCGGAACTAGCACCTGATCTTTATGTATGTATTTCTTCAGAGGTCAGTCCTGAGTTTCGTGAGTATCCCCGCACATCCACAACTGTGATTAATGGTGCATTGGCTCCTGTTGTACGCCGTTATATACGCCATCTGCGGCAAGAATTGGACGCAAAAGGAATAGGGAATAAATTAAATATTATGCAGTCAAATGGTGGAATTGTCTCTGGAAAGGAAGCTGAGATGTCTTCACATAACCTAATCCTTAGCGGACCAGCTGGGGGAACAGTTGCAGCCGCAGAAATTGCCCGGAAGGCAAATGTTCCAAACGTCCTAACCTTTGATATGGGAGGTACAAGCTCAGATATTGGCATCATTATCGACGGTAAACCCCAGGTCGTTCAGGGAACCACGGTAAATAACACATATCCTTTACAAGTTCCAACCGTTGACATACATACGATTGGAGCCGGCGGCGGCAGTATTGGCTGGAAAGATCAAGGAGGAGCACTAAAGGTAGGCCCTAAGAGCGCAGGTGCCGTGCCTGGGCCAGCATGTTATGGATTAGGAGGTATAGATCCTACAGTGACCGATGCGAATCTTTTCCTTGGCCGTCTTGATCCGGAATATTATCTTGGCGGTGAATTTGAGGTTTATCCCGAACGGTCATATGACGCATTAAAAAAGCTCGCTAAGGAGTTAGATCTTGAAGTGGAACGAGTGGCTTCCGGAATTTTAGAAGTGGCCAACGCTAATATGGCCGGTGCCCTTCGTGTGGTATCCAGTCGACGAGGTTATGATCCAAGAGACTTTGCACTATTAGCTTATGGAGGTGCAGGGCCTTTACATGCAACAGCACTTGCTCGAGAACTTGGTATTAGAAATGTGATTATTCCTGCATCGCCTGGTGTGTTATGTGCACAAGGCCTGCTTCTGAGCGATATCCGCCATGATTTTACCCATACGGAAGTCGTTTCGATAGAGGCTGCTGATTTAGTAGTTCTAGAAGGCAGTTTCAGCGGACTTGAAAACAGGGGTGTGAGCCGACTTGATAAAGAAGGCGTACCATCTGACAGAATACGTCTAATGCGGTCGCTGGACCTTCGTTATAAAGGACAGGAATATTATCTAAATATTCCAATTGAAGGAAATATGACAGCAACACTGCTTAAAAATGCAACCGATCGTTTTCACGAAATGCATAAGAGCACTTACGGCCATGCTGCAATAGACGAACCTGTTGAAATTGTTAATTTACGATTATCGGCTATTGGGGAAATTGAAAGGATAGACAAACAGATAGTAAACGAGGTAAACCGTTTAAAATCTGCTGTACCAATTAACCAAAGATCTGTATTCTTTAATGGTTATGGATGGATGAATACACCAATTTATCGCCGTGAAGATTTCAATTTGGGTGTGAAGATCGAAGGGCCAGCCATTATTGTACAAATGGATACGACTGTAATTATTGAGCCAAAACAACTTGTAAGATCCGATGAACAAGGAAATCTAATTGTGTTATTGGAGGAGATCGAATGA